In Deferribacteraceae bacterium V6Fe1, one genomic interval encodes:
- a CDS encoding ATP-binding protein, whose translation MQKLKKLPIGIQTFSEIIEGDYIYIDKTKEAFELIESYKYAFLSRPRRFGKSLFLDTLKELFEGNKKLFEGLYIYDKWNWDEKYPVIKISWAGNFQTLEGLKQVAFDVFKTNQESLGVICDNVNDPASCFRDLIHRAYKKYNQKVVILIDEYDKPILDVIENIEQAKINREFIKGLYSIIKDNDAYIKFAFLTGVSKFSKASIFSGLNMLTDISLNPKYGNICGYTQKDIETSFMPYFKDVDLEKVKKWYNGYNFLKDNVYNPFDILQFISNEFVFDNYWFESGTPSFLIKLIKERNYFLPSLTNLILDKKILSSFDIENIDLEVILYQSGYLTIEKMIEDELLSSIEYKLKIPNLEVQISLNDYIINYLFKGDNRLKSPLIKSLYYEKLEDFKVALTSLFSSIPYTNFTKNDLNLYEGFYASVIYAYLASLGIDIIGEDITNKGRIDLTLFVGDKIYILEFKVDGQQGEALRQIKERNYAEKYLNEGKQVYLIGIEFSSEQKNVVNFEWEKI comes from the coding sequence ATGCAAAAGCTAAAAAAGCTCCCTATAGGTATTCAAACCTTTAGTGAAATAATTGAAGGGGACTACATTTATATTGACAAGACAAAAGAAGCCTTTGAATTAATTGAAAGTTATAAATACGCCTTCTTATCCCGTCCTCGCAGATTTGGTAAATCTTTATTTCTTGATACATTAAAAGAATTATTTGAAGGGAACAAAAAGCTTTTTGAAGGTCTGTATATTTATGACAAGTGGAATTGGGATGAAAAATACCCAGTAATAAAAATCAGTTGGGCAGGTAATTTCCAAACGCTTGAGGGTCTAAAGCAAGTTGCTTTTGATGTATTTAAAACAAATCAAGAGAGTTTAGGTGTCATCTGTGATAATGTAAACGATCCTGCAAGCTGCTTTAGAGATTTAATCCATAGAGCATATAAAAAATACAATCAAAAGGTAGTAATATTGATAGACGAATATGACAAACCTATTCTTGATGTGATTGAAAATATTGAACAGGCTAAGATAAATAGAGAGTTTATCAAGGGTTTGTATTCTATAATCAAAGATAATGATGCCTATATCAAATTTGCATTTTTGACAGGCGTGAGTAAATTTTCCAAGGCATCTATCTTTAGCGGGCTCAATATGCTCACGGATATCTCTCTCAATCCGAAGTATGGCAATATCTGCGGCTATACTCAAAAAGATATAGAAACCTCATTTATGCCTTATTTTAAAGATGTGGATTTGGAGAAGGTAAAAAAATGGTATAATGGTTATAATTTCCTAAAAGATAATGTTTATAATCCCTTTGATATTTTACAATTTATAAGTAATGAATTTGTATTTGATAATTATTGGTTTGAAAGCGGCACACCATCTTTTTTGATTAAGCTCATAAAAGAGAGAAATTATTTTTTGCCGAGTTTAACTAATCTGATATTAGATAAAAAAATACTTTCCAGCTTTGATATAGAAAATATTGATTTGGAAGTGATACTTTATCAATCGGGTTATTTGACAATTGAAAAGATGATAGAAGATGAATTGCTTAGTTCAATAGAGTACAAGCTAAAAATACCAAACCTTGAAGTCCAAATATCTTTGAATGATTATATTATAAATTATCTGTTTAAAGGTGATAATAGACTAAAAAGTCCCCTAATCAAGTCTCTTTATTATGAAAAGTTAGAAGATTTTAAAGTAGCGTTGACTTCTTTGTTTTCGTCAATCCCTTACACCAATTTTACCAAAAATGACCTTAATTTATACGAAGGTTTTTATGCCAGCGTAATTTATGCATATCTTGCATCCCTTGGGATAGATATAATCGGTGAGGATATTACAAACAAGGGCAGGATAGATTTGACACTTTTTGTAGGGGATAAGATTTATATCTTGGAGTTTAAGGTTGACGGGCAACAAGGTGAAGCTTTAAGGCAAATCAAAGAGAGAAATTATGCTGAGAAATATTTAAATGAAGGTAAGCAGGTATACCTTATCGGCATCGAATTTAGCTCTGAACAAAAGAACGTGGTAAATTTTGAGTGGGAGAAGATTTGA
- the smpB gene encoding SsrA-binding protein SmpB — protein MKILAQNKKAFYDYEIIETFEAGIELKGTEVKSCKSGKVNLRDSFIKVKDGEAFLLNTHISEYEKGNIANHEPTRTRKLLLHKREINRLIGKAQEKGLTIVPLKIYLKKNLVKVEIALVKGKQSHDKRNTIKEKDLKKEISRDFKNKFRIK, from the coding sequence ATGAAGATATTAGCTCAGAATAAAAAAGCCTTTTATGACTACGAAATAATTGAAACTTTTGAAGCAGGTATAGAATTAAAGGGCACAGAAGTTAAATCCTGCAAATCCGGCAAAGTGAATTTGAGGGATTCTTTCATCAAAGTAAAAGATGGCGAAGCCTTTTTATTAAATACACATATTTCTGAATATGAGAAAGGAAATATTGCAAATCATGAGCCTACGAGGACAAGAAAGCTCCTTTTACATAAGAGAGAAATAAATAGATTGATTGGTAAAGCTCAGGAAAAAGGACTGACAATTGTTCCTCTTAAAATTTATTTGAAGAAGAATTTGGTAAAGGTTGAAATTGCCCTTGTTAAGGGCAAACAATCCCACGATAAAAGGAACACTATAAAAGAAAAAGATTTGAAGAAAGAGATTTCTCGAGATTTTAAAAATAAATTTAGAATAAAATAG